Proteins co-encoded in one Saccharomyces mikatae IFO 1815 strain IFO1815 genome assembly, chromosome: 14 genomic window:
- the RAP1 gene encoding DNA-binding transcription factor RAP1 (similar to Saccharomyces cerevisiae RAP1 (YNL216W); ancestral locus Anc_2.29), translated as MSSPDDFETAPAEFVDALDPSMVVVDNGSAAVTTAPGSAADVKADPNEENPDVASDEVSEKEDQVKIEKKENNATEADVTTTMSVVDTTATTDITKASTVSATSAAVSSTDGTAIEEKKDQISAPPLLNMKFYLNRDADAHDSLNDVDQLARLIRANGGEVLDSKPRESKENVFIVSPYNHTNLPTVTPTYIKACCQSNSLLNMENYLVPYDNFREVVDSRLQDESHSSCRSNSNSNTNNSVEPKTETGSKSSNNGVEEPTKEKDMIDAEQQARLQEQAQLLRQHVNGTASMASGGRDDLVQIEQPQKDASSNSNNIINDEDNDLLAQDNNAQSGEEGNASFQAQRSMMSRGALPSHNKASFTDEEDEFILDVVRKNPTRRTTHTLYDEISHYVPNHTGNSIRHRFRVYLSKRLEYVYEVDKFGKLVRDEDGNLIKTKVLPPSIKRKFSADEDYTLAIAVKKQFYRDLFQIDPDTGRSLITDEDTPTAIARRNMTMDPNHVPGNEPNFAAYRTQSRRGPIAREFFKHFAEEHATHTENAWRDRFRKFLLAYGIDDYISYYEAEKAQNREPEPMKNLTNRPKRPGVPTPGNYNSAAKRARNYSSQRNAQPTANAASANAAAAAAAVASNSYAIPENELLDEDTMNFISSLKNDLSNISNSLPFEYPHEIAEAIRSDFSNEDIYDNIDPDTISFPPKIATTDLFLPLFFHFGSTRQFMDKLHEVISGDYEPSQAEKLVQDLCDETGIRKNFSTTILTCLSGDLMVFPRYFLNMFKDNVNPPPNVPGIWTHEDDESLKSNDQEQIRKLIKKHGTGRMEMRKRFFEKDLL; from the coding sequence ATGTCCAGTCcagatgattttgaaacagCACCAGCTGAGTTTGTTGATGCCTTGGATCCGAGTATGGTTGTTGTAGACAACGGCTCTGCTGCGGTTACTACGGCACCCGGATCTGCCGCTGACGTGAAGGCTGATccaaatgaagaaaatcctGATGTTGCTAGTGATGAGGTTAGCGAGAAAGAAGATCAGGTCAAAATCGAAAAGAAGGAGAATAATGCCACTGAAGCTGACGTAACAACCACCATGTCTGTGGTCGACACGACCGCGACCACTGATATCACTAAGGCTTCTACAGTTTCTGCTACTTCTGCAGCAGTATCTTCTACTGATGGTACCGCTattgaggaaaagaaagatcaAATAAGTGCTCCTCCTCTGTTAAATATGAAATTCTATCTTAATCGCGACGCAGATGCACACGATTCTTTGAATGACGTTGATCAGTTAGCGCGTTTGATTAGAGCAAATGGAGGTGAAGTACTGGATTCCAAACCAAGAGAATCAAAAGAGAATGTCTTCATTGTATCACCCTATAATCACACCAATTTACCAACGGTAACTCCAACTTATATCAAGGCCTGTTGCCAAAGTAACTCTTTGTTGAATATGGAAAATTATTTAGTCCCTTACGACAATTTTAGAGAAGTTGTAGACAGCAGGTTACAGGATGAATCCCATTCTAGCTGTAGGAGTAATAGTAATAGCAATACTAACAATTCTGTTGAACCAAAAACAGAGACAGGTTCCAAAAGTTCTAACAACGGTGTGGAAGAACCAACCAAGGAAAAAGACATGATAGATGCAGAGCAACAAGCTAGATTACAAGAACAAGCACAACTGCTACGCCAACATGTAAACGGTACCGCATCAATGGCAAGCGGAGGGCGTGATGACCTTGTACAAATCGAACAACCTCAAAAAGATGCCTCTAGTAATAGCAATAACATTATTAACGATGAAGACAACGATCTGTTAGCACAAGATAACAACGCTCAATCAGGCGAGGAAGGTAATGCATCTTTTCAAGCACAACGGTCCATGATGTCCAGAGGAGCTTTGCCTTCACACAATAAGGCGTCATTtacagatgaagaagacgagTTTATTTTGGATGTTGTGAGAAAGAATCCGACCAGACGTACCACTCATACACTTTACGATGAAATATCGCATTATGTACCCAATCATACAGGTAATTCTATTAGACATAGGTTTAGGGTCTATCTTTCTAAAAGACTAGAGTATGTCTATGAAGTTGACAAATTTGGTAAATTGGTAAGAGACGAAGATGGAAACCTGATAAAAACCAAGGTTTTGCCACCATCAAttaaaaggaaattttCGGCAGATGAAGATTACACTTTGGCAATCGCAGTCAAGAAGCAGTTTTACCGTGATTTGTTCCAAATCGATCCTGATACGGGAAGATCGCTAATTACAGATGAGGATACACCTACTGCTATTGCAAGAAGGAATATGACAATGGACCCAAATCATGTTCCAGGAAATGAACCAAACTTCGCAGCTTACAGGACTCAAAGTCGAAGAGGACCCATCGCACgagaatttttcaagcatTTTGCGGAAGAACATGCAACTCATACCGAAAACGCTTGGAGAGACAGATTcagaaagtttttattaGCTTATGGTATTGATGACTATATCAGTTATTATGAAGCCGAAAAAGCTCAGAATAGAGAACCAGAACCGATGAAGAACCTCACCAATAGACCCAAGAGGCCCGGCGTGCCCACTCCAGGTAACTACAATTCGGCAGCCAAGAGAGCGAGGAATTATAGTTCTCAGAGGAATGCTCAGCCCACTGCTAATGCTGCTTCTGCCAATGCGGCCGCTGCTGCCGCTGCCGTTGCTTCCAACTCTTACGCCATCCCAGAAAACGAACTATTGGACGAAGATACGATGAATTTCATATCCAGTTTAAAGAACGACTTATCCAATATTTCAAACAGTTTACCTTTTGAGTATCCACACGAAATTGCGGAAGCTATAAGAAGTGACTTCTCGAATGAAgatatatatgataatattgatCCCGATACAATAAGCTTTCCACCAAAAATTGCGACAACAGATCTTTTCTTACCattatttttccatttcgGCAGCACGAGGCAATTTATGGATAAACTTCATGAAGTCATTTCAGGAGATTATGAGCCGTCACAAGCTGAAAAATTGGTACAAGATCTTTGCGATGAAACCGGTATACGTAAGAATTTCAGCACGACCATATTGACATGCTTATCTGGAGACTTGATGGTCTTCCCTCGCTACTTTTTGAACATGTTTAAAGACAATGTTAATCCTCCACCTAACGTTCCCGGTATCTGGACACATGAAGACGACGAGTCACTAAAAAGTAATGATCAAGagcaaataagaaaactgATTAAAAAACATGGTACTGGTAGAATGGAAATGAGGAAAAggttttttgaaaaggaccTATTGTGA
- the IES2 gene encoding Ies2p (similar to Saccharomyces cerevisiae IES2 (YNL215W); ancestral locus Anc_2.31), producing the protein MDSETSDIEVELSDNVSVGEEEYIDDDDYTEDPDDQIVTNKSSRRTVRKREPKGVRTSKRIRNKELTNEVDEDYDEDEEVLNPSKKRHFHTRSMDKRQVVTTSFENSDIEDSKVDDSVMEDGVTDEEEGSEEGQSRGRDKGEVEESEEIHYDQNDVGQKREEEQDAESGGYEDNEVSTSKESDELRSVTNGNGNEEDDETEATKENTTDSTRSTTTRSKMLLDLLEDGGSKKKLTDEEIQLRRAENARKRKNLSEKRLEEEKQDTINKLLKKRAGKSRSHLPNDDENNDGSSSFVKPRRPYNSDGMTRILRNYKEDLFCTF; encoded by the coding sequence atggACAGTGAAACAAGTGATATTGAGGTAGAACTATCTGACAACGTCTCAGTTGGGGAGGAAGAATACATCgacgatgatgattatACAGAAGATCCTGATGATCAGATAGTTACAAACAAATCATCCAGAAGAACAGTGCGTAAGAGAGAACCGAAAGGTGTAAGAACCTCTAAGCGTATCAGGAATAAAGAACTCACTAATGAGGTCGATGAGGActatgatgaagatgaggaagTATTGAACCCTTCTAAAAAGCGTCACTTTCATACCAGATCAATGGACAAAAGGCAAGTTGTGACAacatcttttgaaaattctgatattgaagatagTAAAGTCGATGACAGCGTAATGGAAGATGGTGTTAcggatgaagaagagggTTCAGAAGAAGGGCAGAGTAGAGGGAGAGACAAAGGGGAGGTAgaagaaagtgaagaaattcACTACGATCAGAATGATGTTGGACAAAAAAGGGAGGAAGAGCAAGATGCAGAATCTGGAGGCtatgaagataatgaagtCAGTACAAGTAAGGAGTCAGACGAATTGAGGTCTGTGACAAACGGTAATGGAaacgaagaagacgatgaaACTGAAGccacaaaagaaaatacaacAGACTCCACTAGAAGCACTACCACTCGAAGCAAGATGCTGTTAGATTTGTTGGAAGATGGTGGttctaaaaagaaattaactGATGAAGAGATCCAGTTACGAAGAGCTGAAAACGCACGTAAACGGAAAAATCTTAGCGAGAAGAgattagaagaagaaaagcaagaTACAATCAACAAGcttttaaagaaaagggCTGGTAAGTCAAGGAGTCACCTGCCGaacgatgatgaaaataatgatggCTCCTCAAGTTTTGTAAAACCGCGCAGGCCTTATAATAGCGACGGTATGACAAGAATTTTGAGGAATTATAAGGAAGATCTGTTCTGTACATTTTAA
- the PEX17 gene encoding Pex17p (similar to Saccharomyces cerevisiae PEX17 (YNL214W); ancestral locus Anc_2.33) — protein sequence MASIKSFPRNINWPSDVDIRRVERPNPTVKAIKSILYNGGSIYAFLYFFVAMFVEPMIQKQYLQRHDFSLFILLRLRGMISKLQKRLVMTPVSSLGYNEQNNYVERSTQTSDDNTIQEGNSYWTEMIDQLQTVKRELQYFNGSTDRPSESIDDFVFQVKMVTDQVELTDRSQNLSKKSRDVIQSIREIKGWFVNGQVPRYC from the coding sequence ATGGCATCAATTAAGAGTTTTCCTAGGAATATTAACTGGCCTTCTGATGTAGACATTAGAAGAGTTGAAAGGCCTAATCCAACGGTAAAAGCTATAAAGTCAATATTATATAATGGTGGATCAATTTAtgcatttttatatttttttgtcgCTATGTTTGTTGAACCAATGATACAAAAGCAGTATTTGCAGAGGCATGACTtctctttgtttattttattgCGTCTGAGGGGAATGATATCTAAACTGCAAAAACGACTAGTGATGACCCCAGTATCCTCACTAGGATATAATGAACAGAATAATTATGTAGAGCGATCCACTCAGACTTCTGATGACAATACAATACAAGAGGGCAACAGCTATTGGACTGAAATGATTGATCAATTGCAAACAGTAAAGCGAGAATTACAATATTTTAATGGATCCACCGACCGACCTTCTGAAAGTATAGACGATTTCGTCTTTCAAGTTAAGATGGTAACAGACCAAGTTGAATTGACAGATAGATCTCAAAATctctcaaaaaaatcaagagaTGTCATTCAAAGTATCCGGGAGATTAAGGGCTGGTTTGTGAATGGTCAAGTGCCAAGATATTGTTAG
- the RRG9 gene encoding mitochondrial ribosome assembly protein RRG9 (similar to Saccharomyces cerevisiae RRG9 (YNL213C); ancestral locus Anc_2.34), whose protein sequence is MNILRVACRSFHCLRCGSLLNENKGWSSKKIIKLINKSSLSNKEFTGKVRDNVKEIPEWKKQKMAIRKKLQGQRWNPSKKISQEQMEALRLLKFNFPELTASDLADRFKISPEAVRRILRSNWKRTDEENNDAHERWKRRGLRIKEMYQKNENMDHVANQIVTGRKLILGSNTNSSELIAKSVRTFKPFKHNNGISEKKSTNKLYILKHLSPKK, encoded by the coding sequence ATGAATATTCTGCGAGTAGCATGTCGCTCCTTTCACTGCTTGCGCTGCGGTTCACTGCTCAATGAGAATAAAGGATGGTCGTCcaagaaaattattaaaCTGATCAATAAATCGAGTTTATCTAACAAAGAATTTACAGGAAAAGTACGAGATAATGTTAAAGAGATTCCTGAGTggaaaaaacagaaaatggctataagaaaaaagttgcAAGGCCAAAGATGGAACCCATCGAAAAAGATATCTCAAGAACAGATGGAGGCTTTAAGACTATTAAAATTCAACTTCCCGGAACTGACAGCATCCGATCTTGCAGACCGATTCAAGATATCTCCTGAGGCTGTTAgaagaattttgagatCTAACTGGAAGCGTACTGATGAGGAAAATAATGACGCTCACGAAAgatggaaaagaagaggattacgaataaaagaaatgtaTCAAAAAAACGAGAATATGGATCATGTAGCCAACCAAATTGTGACTGGCAGAAAGCTCATACTCGGGTCCAACACAAATTCATCTGAACTAATAGCGAAGAGTGTCCGCACTTTTAAACCTTTCAAGCACAATAATGGTATatctgaaaagaaaagcacGAACAAACTGTACATTTTAAAGCATCTGTccccaaaaaaataa
- the VID27 gene encoding Vid27p (similar to Saccharomyces cerevisiae VID27 (YNL212W); ancestral locus Anc_2.35) codes for MNILKKFMDSGNKPELITIPSGQFNLLRSKNSPKAALECIYNNATLSVRKTGKFDYELAVYRVEDDSEVGTGDEGENFEDDAISVLSTQSKKKEEEWSVEILDRIMFHKTWDKQGNIALVWENLRGDEQDEKVQFVVAADVSMSDVEQFIQTVYRCQYEVRNKKSSLTASSDDLKEIEHNSARLFVQDDDHDDEDDESSSSCDDFQDAKDISFEHKEDNGILDRTPSPLKKVPEGENRCLMTSSLYVYDPLQETFVLQEPVVKVAIIDTGKYEFWLAIEGKDTRLGTQVGSNINPTFELVTDTFLFNYTLQNITLTYMLKFKNFDKCIQFRSVWVECLWMTLNKETWRDIPDREKDYILDSSSVPLEKQFDDILHIGESSHETRDEELSESESASEGEDDDNNHSKRIISSEAFEEPKRATSKGNSSLTIAFRNNRSYVTRDDKIGVFRTDDEDDSLEFVSAIKNVSNLNGKSIEPHKPMLYMEDRNLILSDGKNENKLYKMDIERGKVIEEWTTGDKNVVQYGPTKKFDQMTPEQTIVGVSQKGVFKIDPRINGNNKIVIDESKDYVGKYNFSSIGTTESGYIAIGSEKGDIKLYDRLGIRAKTAIPSLSQSIKFITISADGKWLLATCESSLLLMDLEIKDGKNAGNIGFLKSFPASENVKTYVLKIRPEHTASILTYTKKPISFTKAYFNTGIGQKEQTIVTSTGPYAISWSLKGILERDGIRNYPYRIRRYNGDVVADNFEFGSDKKVIVALKDDVSLSKVKSFKQPTKGVLMPNASLQDFYG; via the coding sequence ATgaacattttgaaaaagtttatgGATTCTGGTAACAAGCCAGAGCTCATCACGATCCCTTCAGGGCAGTTCAATCTTTTGAGGTCTAAGAATTCACCCAAAGCTGCTTTAGAGTGTATTTACAATAATGCTACTTTGAGCGTGCGTAAAACTGGCAAATTCGATTATGAGTTGGCGGTCTATAGGGTGGAAGATGATAGTGAGGTTGGCACCGGGGATGAGGGTgagaattttgaagatgacgcGATCAGTGTTTTGTCTACGCAgtccaaaaagaaagaagaggaatGGAGCGTTGAAATATTGGATAGAATCATGTTTCACAAAACTTGGGACAAACAAGGAAACATAGCTCTTGTATGGGAAAACTTAAGAGGTGATGAACAAGATGAAAAGGTCCAATTTGTTGTTGCCGCTGACGTGTCAATGTCTGACGTTGAACAATTTATTCAAACAGTTTATCGATGCCAGTACGAagtaagaaacaaaaagtcCTCACTTACTGCTTCATCAGACGATTTGAAAGAGATAGAGCATAACTCGGCCAGACTATTTGTTCAGGATGATGAtcatgatgatgaggatgatgaaTCGAGTTCAAGTTGCGATGATTTTCAAGATGCTAAAGACATATCTTTCGAGCACAAGGAGGATAATGGCATTTTGGATAGAACCCCTTCTCCATTAAAAAAGGTTCCAGAGGGAGAAAATCGTTGTTTGATGACGTCTAGCTTATATGTGTATGATCCGCTCCAAGAGACGTTTGTTTTGCAAGAACCTGTGGTTAAGGTAGCAATTATTGATACAGGCAAGTATGAGTTTTGGTTGGCAATAGAAGGTAAAGATACTCGTCTTGGAACTCAAGTTGGCTCCAATATTAATCCGACATTTGAATTAGTAACCGAcacctttcttttcaattataCGTTACAAAACATCACGTTGACTTATATGTTGAAGTTCAAAAACTTCGATAAATGTATTCAATTTAGGTCTGTCTGGGTTGAATGTTTATGGATGACACTGAACAAAGAAACTTGGAGAGATATTCCTGACAGGGAGAAAGATTATATCTTAGATTCATCATCCGTACCATTGGAAAAACAATTTGATGACATATTACATATAGGTGAAAGCTCTCATGAAACAAGGGATGAAGAATTAAGTGAAAGTGAGAGCGCTAGTGAAGGTGAAGATGACGATAACAACCATTCtaaaagaattatttcATCTGAAGCATTTGAAGAACCTAAGCGTGCAACTTCCAAAGGTAACAGTTCTTTAACTATTGCTTTTAGAAATAACAGGTCATACGTTACAAGAGATGACAAAATTGGTGTTTTTAGaacagatgatgaagatgattcCCTGGAATTTGTTAGCGCCATAAAGAATGTTTCCAATCTAAATGGTAAAAGCATCGAACCTCATAAACCAATGTTATATATGGAAGATCGTAACTTAATTTTAAGTGACGGCAAAAATGAGAATAAACTTTATAAGATGGATATAGAAAGAGGGAAAGTGATTGAAGAATGGACTACCGGTGACAAGAATGTCGTTCAATATGGGCCAACCAAGAAATTCGATCAAATGACTCCGGAGCAAACTATTGTTGGTGTGTCACAGAAAGGTgtattcaaaattgatCCCAGGATAAACGGAAATAATAAGATAGTCATTGATGAATCAAAAGATTATGTGGGAAAGTATAATTTTAGCTCTATCGGTACTACGGAAAGTGGTTATATTGCTATCGGGTCGGAAAAGGGTGATATAAAGCTGTACGATAGATTAGGCATTAGAGCAAAGACTGCCATACCTTCACTAAGTCAATCAATTAAATTTATCACCATATCTGCTGACGGTAAATGGCTATTAGCAACTTGTGAGAGTTCATTGCTTCTTATGGATCTAGAAATCAAGGATGGTAAGAATGCTGGTAACATTGGATTCTTGAAGTCATTCCCCGCAAGCGAGAATGTCAAAACATACGTGTTAAAAATACGGCCAGAACACACGGCATCCATTTTAACATACACAAAGAAGCCAATCAGTTTTACGAAGGCTTACTTCAACACTGGTATAGGCCAGAAGGAACAAACTATTGTCACATCAACAGGTCCTTATGCAATTTCTTGGTCGTTAAAGGGTATTTTAGAACGAGACGGTATCAGGAATTATCCTTACAGAATCCGTAGGTACAATGGTGATGTTGTTGCTgataattttgaatttggttCAGACAAAAAGGTTATAGTTGCCTTGAAAGATGATGTTTCTCTATCGAAAGTGAAATCCTTTAAACAACCAACCAAAGGAGTTTTGATGCCAAATGCTTCCCTCCAAGATTTTTATGGTTAA
- the MRX7 gene encoding Mrx7p (similar to Saccharomyces cerevisiae YNL211C; ancestral locus Anc_2.36) encodes MAPRSIEEWFYYKLLSSPGFHRFVRKVYRKVNGIKEDPFTDPPTAFQYLYKPTSLQKFKALRLIFWDEMRSTFGFRRRLGDRFK; translated from the coding sequence ATGGCTCCAAGAAGTATAGAAGAATGGTTTTACTACAAGTTACTGAGCAGTCCAGGCTTTCATAGGTTTGTACGTAAGGTATATAGAAAAGTAAATGGCATCAAAGAAGATCCCTTCACTGATCCACCAACTGCTTTCCAATATCTCTATAAACCAACTTCGCTGCAGAAATTTAAGGCTCTACGCCTTATATTTTGGGATGAAATGAGATCCACTTTTGGATTTAGAAGAAGACTGGGGGACCGCTTTAAATGA
- the MER1 gene encoding Mer1p (similar to Saccharomyces cerevisiae MER1 (YNL210W); ancestral locus Anc_2.40), protein MELNGSAHRKMAIKRADDFDNTQSFHLDVRMIKILEELQEGKQFTNKKIFPKGTLYMKVSLDYFYFRSNLSRFCLHLDKIKVLIRTGFHAMYIFCVMEENLLNLVYNDDVLEICLPRFILREELKIFNNSFYTYHDNCLRIFQEDVSQLFKKIEFKTSALCFTLEELSMANSEALPQSLRLAELLQCDNKMEGSVLQRQDFVVTMEIKLTKTQITFLIGSKGTRIESLREESGASIKIIPISEKMTIHEKHHPDTVQQTILISGDLYSIALAITSIESALITLGL, encoded by the coding sequence ATGGAATTAAATGGAAGTGCACACAGAAAAATGGCAATTAAAAGAGCTGATGACTTTGATAATACTCAATCATTCCATTTGGACGTAAGAATGATTAAAATATTAGAAGAGCTCCAAGAAGGAAAGCAATTcactaataaaaaaattttcccaAAAGGAACGTTATACATGAAAGTATCTCTCGactatttttactttcgAAGTAACTTATCGAGGTTCTGTCTTCACCTGGACAAGATAAAAGTACTTATTAGAACAGGTTTTCACGccatgtatattttttgcgtcatggaagaaaatcttttaaaCTTAGTGTATAACGACGATGTATTAGAAATATGCCTACCACGATTTATTTTAAGGGAGGAattgaagatttttaaTAATAGTTTTTACACTTACCACGATAACTGCTTACgcatttttcaagaagaCGTTTCCCAgctctttaaaaaaatagagttTAAAACTTCCGCACTATGTTTTACACTTGAAGAATTATCTATGGCAAACTCAGAAGCCCTGCCTCAAAGCTTAAGATTAGCTGAACTGTTACAATGTGATAACAAAATGGAGGGGAGTGTGCTGCAACGACAAGACTTTGTAGTCACTATGGAGATCAAGCTGACTAAGACACAGATTACCTTCCTAATTGGAAGTAAAGGGACGAGAATAGAAAGCTTGAGAGAAGAATCTGGTGCCAgcataaaaataatacctATTAGCGAAAAAATGACTATACATGAAAAGCACCACCCTGACACTGTTCAGCaaacaatattaatatCAGGTGACTTATACTCAATTGCCCTAGCCATAACTAGCATAGAATCCGCACTGATTACTTTAGGTCTATAA
- the SSB2 gene encoding Hsp70 family ATPase SSB2 (similar to Saccharomyces cerevisiae SSB1 (YDL229W) and SSB2 (YNL209W); ancestral locus Anc_2.41): MAEGVFQGAIGIDLGTTYSCVATYESSVEIIANEQGNRVTPSFVAFTPEERLIGDAAKNQAALNPRNTVFDAKRLIGRRFDDESVQKDMKTWPFKVIDVDGNPVIEVQYLEETKTFSPQEISAMVLTKMKEIAEAKIGKKVEKAVITVPAYFNDAQRQATKDAGAISGLNVLRIINEPTAAAIAYGLGAGKSEKERHVLIFDLGGGTFDVSLLHIAGGVYTVKSTSGNTHLGGQDFDTNLLEHFKAEFKKKTGLDISDDARALRRLRTAAERAKRTLSSVTQTTVEVDSLFDGEDFESSLTRARFEDLNAPLFKSTLEPVEQVLKDAKISKSQIDEVVLVGGSTRIPKVQKLLSDFFDGKQLEKSINPDEAVAYGAAVQGAILTGQSTSDETKDLLLLDVAPLSLGVGMQGDIFGIVVPRNTTVPTIKRRTFTTVGDNQTTVQFPVYQGERVNCKENTLLGEFDLKNIPMMPAGEPVLEAIFEVDANGILKVTAVEKSTGKSSNITISNAVGRLSSEEIEKMVNQAEEFKAADEAFAKKHEARQRLESYVASIEQTVTDPVLSSKLKRGSKSKIEAALSDALAALQIEDPSADELRKAEVGLKRVVTKAMSSR; encoded by the coding sequence ATGGCTGAAGGTGTTTTCCAAGGTGCTATCGGTATCGATTTGGGTACAACATACTCTTGTGTTGCTACTTATGAATCTTCCGTTGAAATTATTGCCAACGAACAAGGTAACAGAGTCACCCCATCTTTCGTTGCTTTCACTCCAGAAGAGAGATTGATTGGTGATGCTGCCAAGAACCAAGCTGCTTTGAATCCAAGAAACACTGTTTTCGATGCTAAGCGTTTGATTGGTAGAAGATTCGACGACGAATCAGTTCAAAAGGACATGAAGACCTGGCCTTTCAAGGTTATCGATGTCGACGGTAACCCAGTCATTGAAGTTCAATACTTGGAAGAAACTAAAACTTTTTCCCCACAAGAAATTTCCGCTATGGTTTTGACCAAGATGAAGGAAATCGCTGAAGCCAAGATTGGTAAGAAGGTTGAAAAAGCTGTCATTACCGTCCCAGCTTACTTTAACGATGCTCAAAGACAAGCTACCAAGGATGCTGGTGCCATTTCTGGTTTGAACGTTTTGCGTATCATCAACGAACCTACCGCCGCTGCTATTGCTTACGGTCTAGGTGCTGGTAAGTCCGAAAAGGAAAGACACGTTTTGATTTTCGATTTGGGTGGTGGTACTTTCGATGTTTCCTTATTGCACATTGCTGGTGGTGTTTACACTGTTAAATCTACTTCCGGTAACACCCATTTGGGTGGTCAAGATTTTGACACCAACTTGTTGGAACACTTCAAGGCCGaattcaagaagaagactGGTTTGGACATCTCCGACGATGCCAGAGCTTTGAGAAGATTAAGAACCGCTGCTGAAAGAGCTAAGAGAACTTTATCTTCTGTCACCCAAACTACCGTTGAAGTCGACTCCTTGTTTGATGGTGAAGATTTCGAATCCTCTTTGACTAGAGCTAGATTTGAAGACTTGAACGCTCCATTATTCAAGTCTACTTTGGAACCTGTTGAACAAGTTTTGAAGGATGCTAAGATCTCCAAGTCTCAAATCGACGAAGTTGTCTTGGTTGGTGGTTCTACCAGAATTCCAAAGGTCCAAAAGTTGTTGTCTGACTTCTTTGACGGTAAGcaattggaaaaatctATCAACCCAGACGAAGCCGTTGCTTACGGTGCTGCTGTTCAAGGTGCTATCTTGACCGGTCAATCCACATCTGATGAAACCAAGGACTTGTTGTTGCTAGATGTTGCTCCATTATCTCTAGGTGTCGGTATGCAAGGTGACATTTTCGGTATTGTTGTTCCAAGAAACACCACTGTTCCAACTATTAAGAGAAGAACCTTCACCACTGTTGGTGACAACCAAACCACTGTGCAATTTCCAGTTTACCAAGGTGAACGTGTCAACTGTAAGGAAAACACTTTGCTGGGTGAATTCGATTTGAAGAACATCCCAATGATGCCAGCTGGTGAACCAGTCTTGGAAGCTATCTTCGAAGTTGATGCTAACGGTATCTTGAAGGTTACTGCCGTCGAAAAGTCTACCGGTAAGTCCTCTAACATTACTATCTCTAACGCTGTCGGTAGATTGTCTTCTGAAGAAATCGAAAAGATGGTTAACCAAGCCGAAGAGTTCAAGGCTGCCGATGAAGCTTTCGCTAAGAAGCATGAAGCCAGACAAAGATTGGAATCTTACGTTGCTTCCATTGAACAAACCGTCACTGACCCAGTCTTGTCTTCTAAATTGAAGAGAGGTTCCAAGTCCAAGATCGAAGCTGCTTTATCCGATGCTTTAGCTGCTTTGCAAATCGAAGACCCATCTGCTGATGAGTTGAGAAAGGCTGAAGTTGGTTTGAAGAGAGTTGTCACCAAAGCCATGTCTTCCCGTTAA